In one Niallia taxi genomic region, the following are encoded:
- a CDS encoding STAS domain-containing protein, translating to MTKMSQVAAYMEEHTNVLALEIVEGVLASLDISISDEERNSAIIMYKEFLGFFGQSLSDQKTGVPNDLLAWSKRNAEQQLLSGGRISEIVVRYQPTRRIFNELLTDLSSEFGLALHENASLINKVNELLDISLNETVSTYECLSESYRQQTQQEMAELSAPVVLVKEGVAVLPLIGIIDSYRAAYITEKVVPYIGKLQLEYLITDYSGIKNIDTEIAAYLNQLGETLSLLGIKVIVTGLRPQLAQTVVETKMNLGAIKVFGNLKQALEYLQ from the coding sequence ATGACAAAAATGTCTCAAGTTGCTGCATATATGGAAGAACATACAAATGTCCTTGCTCTTGAAATAGTAGAAGGTGTTCTCGCCAGCTTGGATATAAGCATTTCAGATGAAGAGAGAAATAGTGCCATTATAATGTATAAGGAATTTTTAGGCTTTTTTGGTCAATCGCTTTCAGATCAAAAAACAGGAGTGCCTAATGATTTACTAGCGTGGAGCAAACGGAATGCAGAACAGCAACTGTTATCAGGTGGAAGAATATCAGAAATTGTTGTTAGATACCAGCCAACACGGAGAATATTCAATGAATTATTGACAGATTTGAGCAGTGAGTTTGGACTAGCATTGCATGAGAATGCTTCATTAATTAACAAGGTCAACGAGCTGTTGGATATTAGTTTAAATGAAACAGTATCCACTTATGAATGTCTGTCGGAAAGCTATCGTCAACAAACACAGCAGGAAATGGCGGAGCTTTCAGCGCCGGTTGTGCTTGTCAAAGAGGGTGTCGCTGTTTTGCCGCTTATCGGCATCATTGATTCTTACCGTGCTGCCTATATTACGGAAAAGGTAGTACCGTATATTGGGAAATTACAGCTGGAATATTTAATTACCGATTATTCTGGCATAAAAAATATTGATACAGAAATTGCAGCATATCTTAATCAGTTAGGAGAGACTCTTTCCTTGCTTGGAATAAAGGTAATTGTTACAGGCTTGCGTCCTCAACTTGCGCAAACGGTTGTTGAAACAAAGATGAACTTAGGAGCAATTAAGGTGTTTGGCAATTTAAAACAAGCGCTGGAATATTTGCAATAA
- a CDS encoding Cof-type HAD-IIB family hydrolase, which yields MNYKMIVLDMDDTLLQDDHTVSEATKKALIKAQEQGVKVVLASGRPTYAMWETAKELHLSDYGSYILSFNGAKITNCRTNEEIFSSTLLPEVVHQLFELSKREKVWLHTYVGDTIITEENNPFTEIEAQITGLPIKTVPNFVDYIKDPVVKVLMVKEADILVNVEKVLQTELSEQLSVMRSKPFFLEFTEKGVTKGTSLSILIDRLGIKREEVIAMGDSYNDAAMIEFAGLGIAMGNAPDDIKQIADYVTDTNNNDGVAKAVEKFILNA from the coding sequence ATGAATTATAAAATGATTGTACTAGACATGGATGACACATTACTTCAGGATGATCACACAGTCTCTGAAGCAACAAAAAAAGCGCTGATCAAAGCGCAAGAACAAGGCGTTAAGGTTGTCCTTGCTTCTGGCAGACCAACATATGCAATGTGGGAAACTGCAAAGGAATTGCATTTGTCTGATTACGGAAGCTATATTCTTTCTTTTAATGGTGCTAAGATTACAAATTGCAGAACAAATGAAGAAATTTTCAGCAGCACACTTCTTCCAGAGGTTGTTCACCAATTATTTGAATTGAGTAAAAGGGAAAAGGTTTGGCTTCATACATATGTAGGAGATACTATTATTACGGAAGAAAATAACCCATTTACAGAAATTGAAGCGCAAATTACTGGGTTACCGATCAAAACCGTGCCAAACTTCGTTGATTATATAAAAGACCCTGTTGTTAAAGTATTAATGGTAAAAGAAGCGGATATTTTAGTAAATGTGGAGAAAGTATTGCAGACAGAGCTTTCTGAGCAATTAAGCGTTATGCGCTCTAAACCGTTTTTCCTTGAATTCACCGAAAAAGGTGTTACGAAAGGAACTAGCTTATCTATTTTAATTGACCGTCTTGGCATCAAAAGGGAAGAAGTAATCGCAATGGGTGACAGCTATAATGACGCTGCGATGATTGAATTCGCTGGCCTTGGCATTGCAATGGGCAACGCACCAGATGATATTAAGCAAATTGCAGATTACGTGACAGACACAAACAATAATGACGGTGTTGCAAAAGCAGTTGAAAAATTTATTTTAAATGCTTGA
- the pepF gene encoding oligoendopeptidase F has product MQMNSFKDRNEVKEAEKWNLGDLYVTEQEWKKDLQFVEEKVKEIAGFNDNIKDASGLLAYLKLSEEIGYIYRKVYAYGMLLLDTDTRNNNAQSLVDQARSVGQKWSSAGSFFMPYLLSLEESQLKAYIDAEDGLKYFEKDLLESFSYKKHVLSKEKEEILSELGESLSVPSQVFGMINNADIKFGEVTDDDGNKIELTRGMYSKLIENEDREKRVEAYKAYYQPYVSLKNTIAATFSSAVKNNVKTSKLRNYPSALEKSLFGDRVPKEVYENLIAATRDNLQYMDEYMQYRKKKLGVDELRAYDLSVPLAGDAAKQEISFDEAFDIMLKSLAPLGEEYISVLKSFKEKRYFDVRETPGKRSGAYNLGVYGVHPFILLNHRDDLDSLFTLTHECGHGMHSYLSNKHQPAISAGYSIFVAEVASTVNEVLLIRYLLKTETDPQKREHLLNHFIDSFKGTFFTQVMFSEFEKEVHEKAEKGEPLTLDFFNETYESLFKAYNGSELVLDEEVKYGWSRIPHFYRPFYVYKYATGFASAITIADRLLEGKQEDLEQYLEFLKSGSSEFPLELLKKTGVDLTSPEPINHAMSIFHSLVEEMTKKS; this is encoded by the coding sequence ATGCAAATGAATTCTTTTAAAGATAGGAATGAAGTTAAAGAAGCAGAAAAATGGAATCTTGGTGATCTCTATGTGACAGAACAAGAGTGGAAAAAGGACTTGCAGTTTGTGGAGGAAAAGGTAAAAGAAATTGCAGGTTTTAATGATAATATTAAAGATGCCTCAGGCTTGCTTGCATACTTAAAACTTTCAGAAGAAATCGGTTACATATATAGGAAGGTTTACGCTTACGGGATGCTCCTTTTAGATACAGATACAAGAAATAATAATGCCCAAAGCCTTGTTGACCAAGCAAGAAGCGTTGGACAAAAATGGAGCAGTGCAGGCTCGTTTTTTATGCCATATCTTTTAAGCCTTGAGGAAAGTCAATTAAAGGCATACATTGATGCAGAAGATGGGTTGAAGTATTTTGAAAAGGACTTATTAGAGTCTTTCTCCTATAAAAAGCATGTGTTGAGCAAAGAGAAGGAAGAAATATTATCAGAATTAGGAGAATCACTGTCTGTACCAAGCCAGGTGTTTGGAATGATTAATAATGCCGATATAAAATTTGGTGAAGTGACAGATGATGATGGCAACAAAATAGAGCTGACAAGAGGTATGTACTCTAAGCTAATAGAAAACGAAGATAGAGAAAAAAGGGTGGAAGCCTATAAGGCATATTACCAGCCATATGTATCCTTGAAAAATACGATTGCAGCTACCTTTTCCTCTGCAGTTAAAAACAATGTGAAAACATCGAAATTGCGCAATTATCCATCAGCATTGGAAAAAAGCTTGTTTGGTGATAGAGTTCCAAAGGAAGTCTATGAAAACCTAATTGCTGCAACTAGAGATAATCTTCAATATATGGACGAATATATGCAATATCGCAAGAAAAAACTGGGTGTCGATGAACTGCGTGCGTATGACTTGAGCGTACCCCTTGCAGGAGATGCTGCCAAGCAGGAAATTTCGTTTGATGAAGCATTTGATATAATGCTGAAAAGTTTAGCTCCACTTGGTGAAGAGTATATTTCGGTATTAAAAAGCTTTAAAGAGAAGCGGTATTTTGATGTAAGAGAAACACCGGGAAAAAGATCTGGAGCATATAATTTAGGTGTTTATGGAGTTCACCCATTTATTTTGCTGAATCACCGTGATGACCTTGACAGTCTTTTTACATTAACGCATGAATGCGGTCATGGAATGCATTCCTACCTGAGCAATAAGCATCAGCCGGCAATAAGTGCAGGCTACAGCATTTTCGTGGCAGAGGTTGCTTCAACGGTTAATGAAGTCTTACTGATTCGCTATTTATTAAAAACAGAGACAGACCCGCAAAAACGAGAGCATCTTTTGAACCACTTTATTGACAGTTTTAAAGGTACGTTTTTTACACAAGTAATGTTTAGTGAGTTTGAAAAAGAGGTACATGAAAAAGCAGAAAAAGGCGAACCGCTTACATTAGATTTCTTTAATGAAACATATGAGTCTCTTTTTAAAGCTTATAACGGCAGTGAGCTAGTGCTTGATGAAGAAGTGAAGTATGGGTGGTCGAGGATCCCTCATTTTTACCGTCCATTCTATGTTTATAAATATGCTACAGGTTTTGCTTCTGCGATTACAATTGCAGATAGACTTTTGGAGGGTAAACAAGAGGACCTTGAACAATATTTAGAATTCCTGAAAAGCGGCAGCTCTGAATTTCCGTTGGAATTGCTGAAGAAAACAGGTGTTGATTTGACTTCGCCTGAACCAATCAATCATGCCATGTCCATATTCCATTCACTAGTAGAGGAAATGACGAAAAAATCGTGA
- a CDS encoding dimethylarginine dimethylaminohydrolase family protein: MKNDQFLIGSHNEYDPLKKVILTSPLYMTIKEPINDIQKQYLKDNIDTKLASEQHQAFVDVLKKEGIEVVLLPAEKQFPEQVFTRDIGFTLGNHTFVAKMGHDVRKGEEHVLLNWLNEQEISFTKLNSDKIEGGDVLIDGSTIYIGVSNRTNKKSIEHIKTLLPNYEVVDIPFTDSFLHLDCVFNILSPNDALIYPGEIEKQKLELLKKRYSLIEVTKEEQATLGTNVLSIGHNKVISLPVNNRVNAELRKRGFTVIEVDITEIIKSGGAFRCCTLPLYRETPNS; the protein is encoded by the coding sequence ATGAAAAATGATCAATTCTTAATTGGGAGCCATAATGAATATGACCCATTGAAAAAAGTGATTTTAACATCTCCATTATATATGACAATTAAAGAACCGATTAATGACATTCAAAAGCAATATTTAAAAGATAATATCGATACTAAATTAGCATCTGAGCAGCATCAGGCATTTGTTGACGTTTTGAAAAAGGAAGGCATTGAAGTAGTGCTCCTGCCTGCAGAAAAACAGTTTCCTGAACAGGTTTTTACAAGGGATATCGGGTTTACATTGGGCAATCATACTTTTGTTGCTAAAATGGGACATGATGTTCGTAAGGGTGAGGAACATGTTTTGTTAAACTGGCTGAATGAACAAGAAATTTCCTTTACAAAATTAAATAGTGACAAAATTGAAGGCGGAGATGTTCTTATCGATGGATCCACTATTTATATTGGTGTCAGCAATCGTACGAACAAGAAATCAATCGAGCATATAAAAACGTTACTGCCGAATTATGAAGTGGTTGATATTCCGTTCACTGACAGCTTTTTGCATTTAGATTGTGTTTTTAATATCCTGTCGCCAAACGATGCGTTGATTTATCCAGGAGAAATTGAAAAGCAAAAATTAGAGCTGTTGAAAAAGCGGTATTCTCTTATTGAGGTAACAAAGGAAGAACAAGCAACACTTGGCACAAATGTATTGTCTATTGGCCACAATAAAGTAATTAGCTTGCCTGTTAATAATAGGGTTAATGCAGAGCTACGCAAGCGGGGTTTCACTGTGATTGAAGTGGACATTACAGAAATCATTAAATCCGGCGGAGCTTTCCGGTGTTGTACACTTCCTTTATACAGGGAAACACCAAATTCATAA
- a CDS encoding NADH-dependent flavin oxidoreductase codes for MSNQYEKLFSPLKLSNKLELKNRLVMAPMTNFSSNEDGTVTKAELDYYARRSKGVSMVITACTYVTENGKGFPGEFAGYSDEFIPSLRELATAIKKEGSKAILQIFHGGRSCPPNLVPNGELVSASDVAQENNVAPRPLEETEIEEIIAAFGETTRRAVEAGFDGVEIHGANGYLIQQFYSPHTNRREDKWGGTVEKRLAFPLAVVDAVKKAAEKATNPFIVGYRFSPEEPETPGLTMEDTFTLIDALADKELDYIHASLMEFASEPRRGADTSKSRIEWIVERANGRVPVIGVGSVYTAEDAKKAFETADIALLAIGRELIIDPDFVQKIEQGKENEIVSVLDKDKQEELVIPDPLWNAIINSPGWFPGV; via the coding sequence ATGAGTAATCAATACGAAAAGCTGTTTAGCCCATTAAAGCTGAGCAACAAATTAGAGCTGAAAAACCGTCTAGTGATGGCGCCGATGACTAATTTTTCATCTAATGAAGATGGCACTGTTACAAAGGCTGAGCTTGATTATTATGCAAGACGTTCTAAAGGTGTTAGCATGGTTATCACTGCTTGTACATATGTTACAGAAAACGGAAAGGGCTTCCCTGGAGAGTTTGCAGGATACTCAGATGAATTTATTCCAAGCTTAAGAGAGCTTGCTACAGCAATCAAAAAGGAAGGATCAAAGGCGATTCTACAAATTTTCCACGGCGGCAGATCATGCCCTCCAAACCTAGTGCCTAATGGCGAGCTTGTAAGTGCAAGTGATGTAGCACAGGAAAATAATGTAGCACCAAGACCTTTAGAAGAAACAGAGATTGAAGAAATCATTGCTGCTTTTGGTGAAACAACAAGACGTGCTGTAGAAGCAGGCTTTGACGGAGTTGAAATTCACGGTGCAAACGGCTATTTGATCCAGCAATTTTATTCTCCACACACAAATAGACGTGAGGACAAGTGGGGCGGCACTGTAGAAAAAAGATTGGCATTTCCACTTGCAGTAGTTGACGCTGTTAAAAAAGCAGCTGAAAAAGCGACAAATCCGTTTATTGTTGGCTATCGTTTCTCTCCAGAAGAGCCAGAAACACCTGGTTTGACTATGGAAGATACATTTACACTTATTGATGCACTTGCAGACAAAGAGCTTGATTATATTCATGCTTCCCTAATGGAGTTTGCGTCAGAGCCAAGAAGAGGAGCGGACACAAGCAAATCAAGAATCGAATGGATTGTTGAGCGTGCAAACGGGCGTGTTCCTGTAATTGGGGTTGGAAGTGTTTATACTGCGGAGGATGCAAAAAAAGCATTTGAGACAGCAGATATCGCATTACTTGCGATTGGTAGAGAACTTATTATCGATCCAGATTTTGTTCAAAAAATCGAACAAGGCAAAGAAAATGAAATTGTATCTGTTTTGGATAAAGATAAACAAGAAGAGCTGGTTATCCCAGATCCACTATGGAATGCAATCATAAACTCTCCAGGCTGGTTCCCGGGAGTATAA
- a CDS encoding LysR family transcriptional regulator, protein MELRQLKYFIEVAEREHVSEAAERLHVAQSAISRQIANLEDELGVPLFEREGRNVKLTSIGKIFLTHSLAIMKAVDNAKEQIDAYLDPERGSIKIGFPTSLASHLLPTIISAFKERHPNITFQLRQGSYSFLIDAVKNRDLDLALLGPVPTDDFDLKGNILFTEKIFALLPSNHPLSERRTLRLKDLRNEAFVLFPKGYILQKIAYDACKQEGFLPNVSSEGEDLDAIKGLVSAGMGVTLLPESSFYENVPKFTEKMPIENPAISRTVGIIVPKNRELPPSVQTFYQFVIEFFSILEKYQ, encoded by the coding sequence ATGGAATTAAGACAACTGAAATATTTCATCGAAGTAGCTGAAAGAGAGCATGTATCAGAAGCAGCTGAACGCCTTCATGTTGCCCAATCCGCAATAAGCAGACAGATTGCCAATCTAGAAGACGAACTAGGTGTCCCTCTGTTTGAACGAGAAGGCAGAAATGTAAAGTTAACCTCAATTGGTAAAATTTTTCTAACTCATTCTCTCGCTATTATGAAGGCAGTGGACAACGCAAAGGAACAAATCGATGCCTATTTAGACCCAGAAAGAGGCTCTATCAAAATCGGTTTTCCGACTAGCCTCGCCAGCCATTTGCTGCCGACCATAATATCTGCATTTAAAGAAAGACATCCAAATATCACTTTTCAATTAAGGCAAGGCTCTTACAGTTTTTTAATTGATGCCGTTAAAAATCGCGATTTGGATTTAGCATTATTAGGACCAGTTCCGACAGATGATTTTGATTTGAAAGGTAATATTTTATTTACAGAAAAAATCTTTGCACTCCTTCCGAGTAATCACCCTTTGTCTGAACGAAGGACACTGCGATTAAAGGATTTACGGAATGAAGCATTTGTTTTGTTTCCGAAGGGATATATTTTACAAAAAATTGCATATGATGCGTGTAAACAAGAAGGTTTTCTGCCGAATGTCAGTTCAGAGGGAGAAGATTTAGATGCTATCAAAGGGCTGGTGTCTGCTGGAATGGGTGTTACGCTGCTGCCAGAAAGCAGCTTTTATGAAAACGTTCCAAAATTCACGGAAAAAATGCCGATTGAAAATCCGGCAATCAGCCGGACTGTCGGTATTATCGTCCCGAAAAACCGCGAACTGCCACCGTCTGTGCAAACATTTTATCAATTTGTAATTGAGTTTTTCTCCATTCTCGAAAAATATCAATAA
- a CDS encoding CAP domain-containing protein → MLRRLFKLALLCLIVYAGVQYIQHKTGAESVPSAIDYMKTEVNAQDAADFFENLITQGKELFQDTQDVLPDWNPSAESDQQTKQAEKPQLETPSEQTFSIYNIQMGDTKESVEKSQGKPQRVSINEYGISWNTYHENYQNFVMVGYDSNNKVAALYTNQDLISSTDGIKSGSSKDSVLKTLGDPLDELTKGFVRYKFPDDRDYEVFKLDGNYVTVFFDKHENNTVTAMQIVTKTLEDSKKDFYTDGSTELEEGFAYQLFDLTNASRVNNKLGILTWEDTVKVTAKKHSEDMAINNYFDHTNLDGESPFDRMLDDGIKYTMAGENLAYGQYSSIFAHEGLMNSLGHRENILQEGFTYLGVGVAFNEDEQPYYTENFITK, encoded by the coding sequence ATGTTGAGAAGACTTTTTAAGCTGGCATTACTTTGTTTAATTGTTTATGCCGGTGTTCAATATATACAACATAAAACAGGCGCTGAATCCGTTCCTTCAGCTATTGATTATATGAAAACAGAAGTGAATGCACAGGATGCTGCAGATTTTTTTGAAAACCTCATCACACAAGGTAAAGAGCTTTTTCAAGACACACAAGATGTCCTTCCTGACTGGAATCCTTCTGCTGAATCTGACCAGCAAACAAAGCAGGCAGAAAAACCTCAGTTAGAAACTCCTTCCGAGCAAACATTCTCTATTTATAATATCCAAATGGGTGATACAAAGGAATCTGTTGAGAAGAGTCAAGGTAAGCCCCAGCGTGTGTCTATAAATGAGTACGGGATATCATGGAATACATATCACGAAAACTATCAAAATTTCGTGATGGTCGGTTATGATTCGAATAATAAAGTAGCTGCACTGTATACGAATCAGGACTTGATTTCATCTACGGATGGTATAAAAAGCGGCAGCAGTAAGGACAGTGTCTTGAAGACGTTAGGCGATCCACTTGATGAGCTGACAAAAGGGTTTGTCCGCTATAAGTTCCCAGATGACCGAGATTACGAGGTATTTAAACTAGATGGCAATTATGTCACTGTTTTCTTCGATAAACATGAGAATAATACGGTAACGGCGATGCAGATTGTGACAAAAACATTAGAAGACAGTAAAAAAGACTTTTATACAGATGGAAGCACAGAGCTCGAGGAAGGCTTTGCATACCAGCTGTTTGATTTAACGAATGCAAGCAGGGTCAATAATAAATTAGGTATTTTGACTTGGGAGGATACTGTAAAGGTAACCGCTAAAAAGCATAGTGAGGATATGGCTATTAATAATTATTTTGACCATACAAACTTGGATGGAGAATCTCCCTTTGACCGCATGCTTGATGATGGTATTAAATACACAATGGCTGGCGAAAATCTTGCTTATGGTCAATACAGCAGTATCTTCGCACATGAAGGTTTAATGAATTCTCTCGGACATAGAGAGAATATCCTGCAAGAAGGCTTCACCTATTTAGGTGTAGGTGTAGCCTTTAATGAGGATGAACAGCCGTATTATACGGAGAATTTTATAACGAAATAA
- a CDS encoding M20/M25/M40 family metallo-hydrolase — protein MQTKTKEILEESFAILEQYLQLETVSAQSKAIPETVAYISTVMEDFGGEVKVLDDLGGNPVVYGFFPAGEKGDASKTLLYYNHYDVQPAEPLEEWVTEPFSPAVYDGKLFARGVSDNKGDTIARLTALKVLQEAEGGLPCNVKFLIEGEEEIGSPNLTPYLEKYAELFEADACIWEFGGKDEQERISMVAGIKGMAYMELTAVGADIDMHSSVGAYVDNAAWRLVHALASMRNEQNEIIVEGFYDGITPPTELEEEVVKSLPFSGKAVQELYGLKRPLITNGLGQDPRYAMVFEPTMTICGMESGYTGEGAKTVLPKSAKVKLDCRLVPGQDPNHIFESVENHLKKHGFHDVSVKLINGQKAYRSDFSHPFISHVKNTAKEVYNRDVVLAPNSAGTGPMFDFGRVLKLPIVSTGVGWVGSKAHAPNESIRLKDYEEGIVYMAQMLKGFPAALEAEKLEL, from the coding sequence ATTCAAACAAAAACAAAGGAAATTTTGGAGGAATCCTTTGCGATTTTAGAACAATATTTGCAATTGGAAACAGTATCCGCGCAAAGTAAAGCAATTCCGGAAACAGTAGCTTATATTTCTACTGTAATGGAAGACTTTGGTGGTGAAGTGAAAGTGTTAGATGACCTTGGAGGAAACCCTGTCGTTTATGGATTTTTTCCTGCTGGCGAAAAAGGCGATGCCTCTAAAACACTTTTATATTACAACCATTACGATGTGCAGCCAGCAGAGCCGCTTGAGGAATGGGTAACAGAACCATTTTCACCTGCTGTTTATGACGGCAAGCTGTTTGCAAGAGGAGTTTCTGACAATAAAGGTGATACTATTGCAAGGCTGACTGCACTCAAGGTCCTCCAAGAAGCAGAAGGTGGCTTGCCTTGTAATGTGAAGTTTTTGATTGAGGGCGAAGAGGAAATTGGCAGTCCTAATTTAACTCCTTATTTAGAAAAGTATGCCGAACTGTTTGAAGCAGATGCGTGCATTTGGGAATTTGGTGGAAAGGATGAACAGGAGCGAATCAGCATGGTTGCTGGTATTAAAGGAATGGCTTATATGGAGCTGACAGCTGTTGGTGCAGATATAGATATGCACTCCTCCGTTGGTGCATATGTAGATAATGCGGCATGGAGACTTGTTCATGCGTTAGCCTCCATGAGAAATGAGCAGAATGAAATTATTGTGGAAGGCTTCTATGATGGCATTACACCACCGACAGAACTAGAAGAGGAAGTGGTTAAGTCATTGCCATTTAGTGGGAAGGCTGTACAAGAACTCTATGGACTGAAAAGACCTTTAATAACAAATGGTTTAGGACAAGACCCTCGTTATGCAATGGTGTTTGAACCGACGATGACAATTTGCGGGATGGAAAGCGGCTATACAGGAGAAGGAGCAAAAACGGTGTTGCCGAAAAGTGCAAAGGTAAAGCTTGATTGCCGTCTCGTTCCAGGACAGGATCCAAATCATATTTTTGAGAGTGTTGAAAATCACTTGAAAAAGCATGGTTTCCATGATGTGTCCGTAAAATTAATTAATGGTCAAAAGGCATATCGTTCTGACTTCAGTCATCCATTTATCAGCCATGTAAAAAACACTGCGAAAGAAGTATATAATCGTGATGTAGTGCTTGCACCAAATTCAGCAGGCACAGGTCCAATGTTTGACTTTGGCAGGGTGCTGAAGCTGCCGATTGTCAGTACAGGAGTTGGCTGGGTCGGAAGCAAGGCTCATGCACCAAATGAAAGCATTCGCTTGAAGGATTATGAAGAAGGTATTGTGTATATGGCTCAGATGCTCAAGGGCTTTCCAGCAGCTTTAGAAGCAGAAAAGCTAGAGCTGTAA
- a CDS encoding branched-chain amino acid aminotransferase: MSEQTITVTLATEKKPKPDPSKLEFGKVFTDHMFMMDYTVENGWHNAQILPYQPITLDPASVIFHYGQAVFEGMKAYLTAEDKVLLFRPEKNMERLNRSNERLCIPDIDEEFALDALKQLINVDREWIPTGEGTSLYIRPFVISTQPFLGVAASISYKFMIILSPVGSYYKEGVKPVKIFVENEYVRAVAGGTGSAKTAGNYASSLKAQQIATQKGYSQVLWLDGVEKKYIEEVGAMNVFFKIGDEVVTPVLNGSILEGVTRRSVLDLLKHWNVPVVERKISVEEIFEASKNGELKEAFGTGTAAVISPIGEFLWNETSITLNNGETGELAKKIYDTLTNIQNGREEDPFGWTVEV; this comes from the coding sequence GTGAGTGAACAAACAATCACAGTAACATTAGCGACAGAAAAAAAACCGAAGCCAGATCCGTCTAAATTGGAATTCGGGAAAGTATTTACAGATCATATGTTCATGATGGATTACACTGTAGAGAACGGATGGCATAATGCACAAATTCTGCCATACCAACCAATCACGTTAGATCCTGCTTCAGTTATTTTCCACTATGGACAAGCTGTATTTGAAGGTATGAAGGCATATTTAACAGCAGAAGACAAAGTATTATTATTCAGACCTGAAAAGAACATGGAGCGTCTTAATAGATCTAATGAGCGTCTTTGCATTCCTGATATTGATGAAGAATTTGCACTTGATGCATTAAAGCAGCTGATCAACGTGGATAGAGAGTGGATACCAACTGGTGAGGGAACATCTCTTTATATTCGTCCATTCGTTATTTCTACACAACCATTCTTAGGGGTTGCTGCTTCGATCAGCTATAAATTTATGATCATCCTGTCTCCAGTAGGATCATACTATAAAGAAGGGGTAAAACCTGTAAAAATCTTTGTTGAAAATGAGTATGTTCGTGCAGTTGCAGGTGGAACGGGTTCAGCGAAAACAGCTGGAAACTACGCATCAAGCTTAAAAGCACAACAAATTGCTACACAAAAAGGTTATTCTCAAGTTCTTTGGCTTGATGGTGTCGAAAAGAAATATATTGAAGAGGTTGGGGCAATGAACGTCTTCTTCAAAATTGGTGATGAAGTAGTAACACCTGTATTAAACGGAAGCATCCTTGAGGGTGTAACGAGACGCAGTGTTCTTGATTTGTTGAAGCACTGGAATGTTCCAGTTGTAGAACGCAAAATCTCTGTTGAGGAAATTTTCGAAGCTTCAAAAAATGGCGAGCTGAAGGAAGCGTTCGGAACAGGTACAGCAGCAGTTATTTCTCCAATTGGTGAGTTCCTTTGGAATGAAACATCCATTACTTTGAACAACGGAGAAACAGGCGAGCTTGCGAAAAAAATCTATGATACTTTGACTAACATCCAAAACGGAAGAGAAGAAGATCCGTTTGGCTGGACAGTGGAAGTATAA
- a CDS encoding IDEAL domain-containing protein: MEKYLLNAPQQSEGNVVDSLLAEMVLEKALYNFRKEKIEKQIDETLIAGDKEEFFRLTEELKKLS, encoded by the coding sequence ATGGAAAAGTATTTATTAAATGCACCACAACAGTCTGAGGGAAATGTTGTTGATTCTTTATTAGCTGAGATGGTCTTGGAGAAAGCCCTTTACAATTTCCGGAAAGAGAAAATCGAAAAACAAATTGATGAAACATTGATTGCTGGAGATAAAGAAGAGTTCTTTCGTTTAACGGAGGAACTAAAAAAATTATCTTAA